A window of Pectinophora gossypiella chromosome 12, ilPecGoss1.1, whole genome shotgun sequence contains these coding sequences:
- the LOC126371175 gene encoding uncharacterized protein LOC126371175 isoform X1 produces the protein MPGEMLHLASTPEAWRKIVCSCTDCDSYNCFALRHEAAAGCTCKLCEHSKTCLFYNKVKTNLNAPLLKTPQAKTPQVKTPKTFSYQDTGTSTPKCNMLHNHTEDCSKKFHDDCNTKNTLIFYENIKARLEEAQAAIKDIKSRQESKDKSVPQILPTETLKSPPNITPQPSPDTLPKAFSETPSQIKKKTTPGDPIPYPMRLESLKACSCKISKSCPYYKKDKQQVLSEPGQVLTNNTCSSYLITKPNNKIESSETVANKKYRVVPIVDSDRTDYIKVESTETYNIHKSDENAPKTEKDNEYKNTIRIDKLVLSNSEMKQYEKIIEVLKYILEQNQEKSQNAKQKTNVNHDTINKKHTDKKSKVDKVTNVKVETNIDVEHITDKPKSSDKNINDSVKTAKKSQTKKDEHDIIDNGKHAFDSVNITKKEKITNNHPDNNLKKTSSKCKNKFCTLEGHKPFKKRIELQIVYDIRGNDKFSSKSDEVETKPNQNVSYSCSHTKTSAELSAQIMNVPFREYTKYISKPEPAIESTPKQKGSKYILKKIKDIYEACSCKVCECISSIVPANPTTKSEVCNCKPCDCDECQGYGKGSTTSEKCNCRPCECIECTSAKLSGSCACKACECIECKYSNIKKYRKYIVAPVGENQQRRYCDCSPCGCYECAHPYGTVSNRTTQETSTEVRRHLNCHCHPCNNVDCEQDGADTCTCDRHSKVMSKPVLKDTQEYDIHHVTVSNLGRNAYKCKKLDKGAAAWLFSTTPKQSSKEDNTKVANAICAQFGCRETETYVLPSAFQSKIIKKRDGKWLFSAADSNEESSHNSNAKVIDPVSTQFGSREIKISDSVISKSAYQNKKNKNEDAKWLFLKQHSDNNVLDALCKRFGCNEPNQIAAVPGSGNCDVYQPDLHLHPKQKISIKKDNEIAEPDDGCNDKVSICEPFGCKEVVIHDSNIKIHRTQKIMKRNSTDSKLYDHTRDDNDVNELNNGEHQNQDIDKDDAAWLFSAVRNQNSNRDDNSNVSDELCSRFGGDDTIAVALNLTRNFPTAKYFAKVNNSGDCDCKPCKCPKCLKHYKEGHNPKERMKNCYCEICECINCESMLCDTSVCDCKPCGCSECQKFLPSRLRTYGYRRPEYTSKNKKSVYPCMNDSSSRYLTLLKAKQSDRFLDKIITDKESKNFYHSYTEPNHKTKPQVDMYCEITSNNKNINRSHRNINKELIMDRANPSVLKDKIHDYVSRKKTNITKVTENTNNECYKEKQRAMKNKNDESITRESSSSFEPSTSGLTHDKEISDLKNRNTKSKESSCNSSGYDNSNYLIRFPKSTVETCISDVMNLSNYKKSAFTPLKPSQTKPESEYKTSTISEYLHNTVVLKDKYPSVNHNSSKQGVIKISNLKMCENFNSESPCGCQPCDCDKCLYKTIKYDRCRCDCNNCFCYGTCLSEDKSVYIRKNELTQTLELQDSGEVSLHSAHNINPETKTLVKQFYPAWNTQELEVSRDKDIQPKDTNKNSTDDKCAIYKNDNCVINSCGVNINYYDSVQHTLRDAKAFSLELLKILQKYEKANKDFDSVSKKFKELQETRLNDDVVVDKEESSNSEVTEKIQPIENDSINNENDSTKSQFHIYPDSTNKIETVESVTSISLQTVPINISSNFVDNKNERNKILTDIYDLNGPEIVPLITPDEQCPEQENSNVKVMLTSFKDTNHVQENNDMKVKLDSLKNQYKMYSKLISRAIIKCKKEKWKKTCSSGSHSKSASPDNSRNCYSLIQNNGHDENVSLLNKETKDEIKKDSNYKLNTVYLNTVDPRDLDSVSTDKILVFENNENLFANSNKESFLDKNQLTTSNNVNVSYPNLALEKEDALIDIPARLNTNEAIDCVSQDENVYQKMSFSKGYYNIMNKDIEEASTSQDETLRAEFQRRFESMPSVPQTKGRLLTGIDSSIEKIASSNIMHLFQKTTSSYDPKKVAFQTVRKVSDHTILVKWKVPLITTDIEGYELLLNGRSVQKMLSPTHNMAVVTCLPHTNKVLLTVRTITLASATTGNYPTTTVVYRLRSK, from the exons ATGCCTGGGGAAATGCTGCACCTGGCTTCCACGCCTGAAGCTTGGCGAAAGATTGTCTGTTCCTGCACCGACTGCGACTCCTACAACTGCTTCGCCCTACGACACGAAGCTGCTGCCGGCTGCACATGCAAACTGTGCGAACACTCCAAAACTTGCCtcttttacaataaagtaaaaacaaacttaaatgcACCTTTACTAAAAACACCTCAAGCAAAGACACCACAAGTAAAAACACCTAAGACTTTCTCTTACCAAGACACAGGTACCTCAACACCAAAATGCAATATGTTACATAATCACACAGAGGATTGTAGTAAAAAGTTCCACGATGATTGCAACACCAAAAATACTCTTATCTTTTACGAAAATATAAAAGCACGTCTCGAGGAGGCTCAGGCTGCTATAAAAGACATAAAGTCTCGTCAGGAATCTAAAGACAAGTCGGTTCCACAGATACTTCCAACTGAAACCTTAAAATCACCTCCAAATATAACTCCACAGCCATCTCCTGATACGTTACCAAAAGCGTTTTCAGAGACGCCTTCACAAATTAAGAAAAAGACCACGCCAGGCGACCCTATCCCATATCCTATGAGATTAGAAAGTCTGAAAGCATGCTCATGTAAAATCTCTAAATCCTGCCCTTACTACAAGAAGGATAAACAACAAGTTTTAAGTGAACCAGGACAGGTACTAACAAACAATACATGTTCGTCCTATCTCATAACGAAACCGAACAACAAAATCGAGTCCAGCGAAACTGTTGCGAATAAGAAATACAGAGTCGTTCCAATCGTTGATTCTGACCGTACAGATTATATAAAAGTAGAAAGCACCGAGACTTATAACATCCATAAAAGCGACGAGAATGCCCCTAAAACTGAGAAAGATAATGAATACAAAAATACCATTAGAATTGATAAACTTGTCCTTTCTAACAGTGAGATGAAGCAGTATGAAAAGATAATTGAGGtgcttaaatatattttagaacaaaatcaagaaaaaagtcAAAACGCAAAGCAGAAAACAAATGTGAACCATGATACGATTAATAAAAAACACACTGATAAAAAATCTAAAGTGGATAAAGTTACAAATGTAAAGGTGGAAACAAATATAGATGTGGAGCACATTACTGACAAACCCAAGagcagtgataaaaatatcaacGATAGTGTAAAGACAGCGAAAAAgagtcaaacaaaaaaagatgaGCATGACATTATAGACAACGGCAAGCATGCATTTGATTCGGTCAACATTACTAAAAAGGAGAAAATTACAAACAATCATCCTGATAACAACCTTAAAAAAACATCaagtaaatgtaaaaacaaATTTTGTACCCTTGAAGGACACAAACCTTTTAAAAAGCGTATCGAATTACAAATAGTCTATGACATTCGTGGGAATGATAAGTTTTCCAGTAAAAGCGATGAAGTAGAAACCAAACCTAATCAAAACGTATCTTACTCCTGTTCTCACACTAAAACTTCGGCAGAACTAAGTGCCCAAATAATGAACGTACCTTTCAGAGAATATACAAAGTATATCAGTAAACCAGAACCTGCTATAGAAAGTACCCCGAAACAAAAAGGCagtaaatatatacttaagaaaataaaagatatttacGAAGCCTGCAGTTGTAAAGTTTGTGAATGCATCTCAAGTATAGTACCCGCGAACCCTACGACCAAAAGCGAAGTGTGCAACTGTAAACCTTGCGACTGTGACGAATGCCAAGGGTATGGAAAAGGGAGTACTACATCAGAAAAATGTAATTGTAGACCTTGCGAGTGCATTGAATGTACAAGCGCAAAACTTTCAGGTTCATGTGCCTGCAAGGCTTGCGAATGCATTGAATGTAAGTatagtaacataaaaaaatacagaaaatatataGTAGCTCCGGTTGGAGAAAACCAACAACGCCGTTACTGTGACTGTTCACCTTGTGGATGTTACGAATGTGCGCATCCGTACGGAACAGTAAGTAACCGAACAACTCAAGAAACGAGCACCGAGGTTCGTCGGCACCTCAACTGTCACTGTCACCCTTGCAACAATGTCGATTGTGAACAAGATGGAGCAGATACTTGTACCTGCGATAGGCATTCTAAAGTAATGAGCAAACCCGTATTGAAGGATACACAAGAATACGATATCCATCATGTCACAGTTTCAAACTTGGGTAGAAATGCCtataaatgtaaaaaacttGATAAAGGCGCTGCAGCGTGGCTATTTTCGACTACGCCAAAACAGAGCTCTAAAGAAGATAATACCAAAGTTGCTAATGCAATATGTGCCCAGTTTGGTTGCAGAGAAACAGAGACTTATGttttgccatctgcatttcaaagtaaaataattaagaaacgTGATGGAAAATGGTTGTTTTCTGCTGCTGACTCAAACGAGGAATCTTCGCATAATAGCAACGCCAAGGTAATCGATCCAGTATCCACCCAGTTTGGTAGTAGAGAAATTAAAATATCTGACTCGGTGATAAGTAAAAGTGCAtatcagaataaaaaaaataagaatgaaGATGCCAAATGGCTCTTTTTGAAACAACATTCCGATAACAACGTATTagatgcattatgtaaacggtTTGGTTGTAATGAACCAAATCAAATAGCAGCTGTACCCGGTAGTGGCAATTGCGACGTCTACCAACCTGACTTACATTTacatccaaaacaaaaaatctcAATCAAAAAAGATAACGAGATTGCCGAGCCTGATGATGGCTGCAATGACAAAGTGTCAATATGTGAACCCTTTGGGTGTAAAGAAGTGGTTATCCATGACtcgaatattaaaatacatcgaACTCAAAAAATCATGAAACGAAATAGCACCGATTCGAAATTATATGATCACACCCgtgatgataatgatgttaACGAATTAAATAATGGTGAACATCAAAACCAAGATATTGACAAAGATGATGCAGCATGGTTGTTCTCAGCTGTACGTAACCAAAACTCTAATAGAGATGATAATTCTAATGTAAGCGACGAGTTATGCAGCCGGTTTGGTGGCGACGATACGATAGCTGTTGCTTTAAATTTAACACGTAATTTCCCAACGGCAAAGTACTTTGCTAAAGTAAACAATTCCGGTGATTGCGACTGCAAACCGTGTAAATGTCCGAAATGTTTAAAACATTACAAAGAAGGTCACAATCCCAAAGAACGTATGAAAAATTGCTATTGTGAAATCTGCGAGTGTATTAATTGTGAAAGTATGTTGTGCGATACAAGTGTATGTGATTGCAAGCCTTGCGGTTGCAGCGAATGTCAGAAATTCTTGCCTTCTAGGCTGAGAACTTACGGTTACAGAAGACCAGAGTAtacgagtaaaaataaaaaatccgtATATCCTTGCATGAATGATAGCAGTAGTCGCTATCTTACGTTACTTAAAGCGAAACAATCGGATCGTTTCTTAGACAAAATTATAACCGATAAAGAAAGTAAAAACTTTTATCATTCTTATACAGAACCAAACCATAAAACGAAACCACAGGTCGATATGTACTGCGAAATTACaagtaacaataaaaatattaacagaTCTCATAGAAACATTAACAAAGAACTTATAATGGATAGGGCAAATCCTAGTGTATTGAAAgataaaattcatgattatgtAAGCAGGAAAAAAACGAATATTACGAAAGTTACTGAGAATACAAATAATGAATGTTACAAAGAAAAGCAAAGagccatgaaaaataaaaatgacgaATCTATCACACGTGAATCGTCATCGTCTTTCGAACCATCTACTTCAGGATTGACACATGACAAAGAAATTAGTGACTTGAAAAATCGTAATACGAAATCGAAAGAGAGCTCTTGTAATAGCTCAGGCTACGACAATTCGAATTATTTAATCCGTTTCCCAAAGTCAACCGTCGAAACGTGTATAAGTGATGTCATGaatttaagtaattacaaaaagtctgcTTTTACGCCTTTGAAACCATCACAGACCAAACCTGAAAGCGAGTACAAAACATCAACGATTTCAGAGTACCTTCATAACACCGTAGTTTTGAAAGATAAATATCCGTCAGTAAACCACAATAGTTCAAAACAAGGCGTCATAAAAATATCGAATCTTAAAATGTGCGAAAATTTTAATTCTGAAAGTCCTTGTGGTTGTCAACCATGCGATTGTGATAAATGTttgtataaaacaataaaatacgacCGATGTCGTTGCGATTGTAATAATTGTTTTTGCTACGGAACGTGTCTCAGCGAAGATAAGTCTGTTTACATTCGGAAAAACGAGTTGACTCAAACTCTTGAGTTACAAGACAGCGGTGAAGTTAGTTTGCATAGTGCCCACAATATCAATCCGGAAACAAAAACTTTAGTCAAACAGTTTTACCCGGCATGGAATACTCAAGAATTAGAAGTTTCTAGGGACAAAGACATCCAACCTAAGGACACTAACAAAAATAGCACTGATGATAAATGCGCGATATATAAGAATGATAACTGCGTAATAAATTCATGTGgtgtaaatattaattattacgaCAGCGTACAACATACTTTAAGGGATGCTAAAGCATTTTCTTTAGAATTACTCAAAATACTACAAAAGTACGAGAAAGCAAACAAAGATTTTGATAGTGTGTCTAAGAAATTTAAGGAATTACAAGAAACACGCTTGAATGACGATGTCGTAGTAGATAAAGAAGAAAGTAGTAACTCAGAAGTAACGGAAAAAATACAACCAATAGAGAATGATTCAATCAATAATGAAAATGATTCAACTAAATCACAATTTCACATATATCCAGATAGCACAAACAAAATTGAAACTGTTGAATCTGTTACATCGATATCTTTACAAACCGTTCCCATAAATATCTCTAGCAATTTCGtggataataaaaatgaaagaaataaaattctaacagaCATATATGATCTAAACGGACCCGAAATTGTTCCGTTAATTACACCAGATGAACAATGCCCTGAGCAAGAAAACAGTAATGTGAAGGTGATGTTAACATCGTTTAAAGATACAAATCATGTGCAAGAAAATAATGATATGAAGGTAAAGCTGGACAGTCTTAAAAATCAATACAAAATGTACAGTAAACTTATAAGTCGCGCTATAATAAAGTGCAAGAAAGAAAAATGGAAGAAAACGTGTAGCAGCGGATCACATTCGAAGTCGGCTAGTCCCGATAACTCGAGAAATTGTTACAGCTTAATACAGAATAATGGTCACGATGAAAACGTCTCTTTACTTAATAAAGAAACTAAAGATGAAATTAAAAAGGATAGCAATTACAAACTAAATACTGTTTACCTGAATACAGTAGATCCGAGAGACCTGGACAGTGTTTCTACGGATAAAATATTG GTCTtcgaaaataatgaaaatctgTTTGCAAATTCTAACAAAGAATCATTTTTGGATAAAAACCAATTGACAACGAGTAATAACGTGAACGTGTCGTATCCAAATCTGGCACTGGAAAAAGAGGATGCCTTAATAGACATCCCTGCAAGGTTAAACACCAATGAGGCTATAGATTGTGTG AGTCAAGATGAGAACGTATATCAGAAAATGAGTTTTTCAAAGGGTTACTACAATATAATGAACAAAGACATCGAAGAAGCGTCGACTAGTCAAGATGAAACTTTAAGG GCCGAATTTCAACGAAGATTTGAAAGTATGCCAAGCGTGCCACAGACGAAAGGGCGATTGTTAACGGGCATCGATAGTTCAATAGAAAAAATTGCATCCAGTAATATCATG CATTTGTTTCAGAAGACGACGAGCAGCTACGACCCTAAGAAGGTGGCTTTCCAAACGGTGCGGAAGGTGTCGGATCACACTATATTAGTGAAGTGGAAAGTCCCTTTGATCACCACTGATATTGAAGGATACGAG CTGCTTCTGAACGGACGTTCAGTTCAGAAGATGCTCAGTCCAACGCACAACATGGCGGTTGTCACTTGCCTGCCGCATACCAACAAGGTCCTCCTTACCGTCCGCACCATCACCCTGGCGTCAGCTACCACTGGCAACTATCCTACCACCACAGTTGTCTATCGTCTTCGTTCCAAGTAG